One window of Eublepharis macularius isolate TG4126 chromosome 17, MPM_Emac_v1.0, whole genome shotgun sequence genomic DNA carries:
- the TRPV1 gene encoding transient receptor potential cation channel subfamily V member 1 — MKKLGSSDLEDSETMDDHTDGEDSATGTPNGTKLTKQSIFARRARFGIGDSDKDVAPMDSFYQMEHLESNPIIKFSLSLERGRCSNHAPFLHISPLSMDPMDGHAEKCLKLYDRRRLFDAVANGDPSELDGLLSYLLDTTKQLTDDEFKEPETGKTCLLKAMLNLHRGQNDTIPVLLEIAEKTENLKEFVNSEYKDNYYKGQTALHIAIERRNIYLVKLLVKNGADVQARAHGEFFQKTKGRPGFYFGELPLSLAACTNQLNIVKYLLENPYHPANIAAQDSMGNTVLHALVEIADDTEDNTKFVTKMYNDILILGAKKNPTLKLEEITNRRGLAPLTLAAKTGKIRIFAYILRREIKEPECRHLSRKFTEWAYGPVHSSLYDLSGIDTCERNSVLEIIAYSSETPNRHEMLLVEPLNRLLQDKWDRFVKHLFYFNFFIYAAHVIILTVAAYYRPTKKGEKPPFALNHTTGEYLRSTGEILSVLGGAYFFFRGIKYFQQRRPSLKALVTDSHSEVLFFTHSVLLLGAAVLYFLGEELYVAFVVFALAMGWTNLLYYTRGFQQMGIYSVMLEKMMMRDLFRFIVVYLLFHLGFSTAVVTLIEDGEEGQELNQSYCVHPCQAKRGRTSAAYNSLYYTCLELFKFTIGMGDLEFTENYRFKPVFVLLLVIYVILTYILLLNMLIALMGETVNKISQESKSIWKLQRAITILNIENSYWNCIVNPFRSGKRVLVGITPDGKDDYRWCFRVDEVNWSTWNTNLGINEDPGGYSEELKRNLSFAFKYGRVSGKNWKTLVPMLRDGKREGSLKPISEDDLDSEDQRARKKSLPNPVL; from the exons ATGAAGAAACTGGGCAGTTCAGATCTGGAGGACTCGGAAACGATGGATGACCACACAGATGGCGAGGATTCTGCCACCGGCACCCCCAACGGCACTAAGCTGACTAAGCAGAGCATCTTTGCCAGGCGGGCACGCTTTGGGATTGGGGACAGCGATAAGGACGTGGCACCCATGGACTCCTTCTACCAAATGGAGCACCTGGAGTCCAATCCCATCATCAAGTTTAGCCTTTCCTTGGAAAGAGGGAGATGCTCTAACCATG CCCCCTTTCTCCACATCAGCCCTCTGTCCATGGATCCTATGGATGGGCATGCTGAGAAGTGTTTAAAGCTCTACGACCGAAGGAGACTCTTTGACGCAGTGGCCAACGGTGATCCGAGCGAGTTGGATGGCCTGTTGTCGTATCTTCTTGACACTACGAAGCAACTCACAGACGATGAGTTCAAAG AACCAGAAACTGGGAAAACTTGCCTCTTGAAAGCCATGTTGAATCTGCACAGAGGCCAGAATGACACGATTCCTGTGTTGCTGGAGATTGCGGAGAAAACCGAAAATCTGAAAGAGTTTGTGAATTCCGAGTACAAAGACAACTACTACAAAG GTCAGACTGCACTCCACATCGCCATTGAAAGACGAAACATCTACTTGGTGAAATTGCTGGTCAAGAATGGGGCAGATGTCCAAGCAAGAGCCCACGGCGAGTTCTTCCAGAAGACCAAAGGGAGGCCAGGATTTTATTTTG GCGAACTTCCTCTCTCCTTGGCAGCCTGCACCAACCAGCTCAACATAGTGAAATACCTTCTGGAGAATCCCTACCATCCGGCCAATATCGCTGCTCAGGATTCCATGGGTAACACAGTCCTGCATGCACTGGTCGAGATCGCTGATGACACGGAAGACAACACCAAGTTTGTCACCAAGATGTACAATGACATCCTCATCCTGGGAGCCAAGAAGAACCCGACCCTCAAGCTGGAAGAGATCACCAACCGCCGAGGACTGGCACCGCTGACCCTCGCGGCAAAGACTGGGAAGATACGG ATCTTTGCCTACATTCTCAGACGAGAAATCAAAGAGCCCGAGTGCCGGCATCTGTCACGGAAGTTCACCGAATGGGCCTATGGGCCGGTCCATTCGTCTCTCTACGACCTCTCTGGCATTGATACCTGCGAGAGAAATTCCGTTCTGGAGATAATTGCTTACAGCAGTGAAACACCG AACCGTCATGAAATGCTGCTGGTAGAACCGCTCAATCGGCTCCTGCAGGACAAGTGGGACCGCTTCGTGAAGCACCTTTTCTACTTCAACTTCTTCATCTACGCCGCCCACGTCATCATTCTCACTGTTGCCGCGTACTACAGACCAACCAAAAAAGGCGAGAAG CCACCCTTTGCGCTGAATCATACAACTGGTGAATACCTCCGAAGCACTGGAGAAATCCTAAGCGTTCTGGGAGGCGCCTATTTCTTTTTCAGAGGG ATCAAGTATTTCCAGCAGAGACGCCCCTCCCTGAAGGCCCTCGTCACTGACAGCCACAGCGAAGTCCTCTT cttcacccACTCCGTTCTCCTCTTGGGCGCCGCAGTGCTATACTTCCTGGGTGAAGAGCTGTACGTGGCCTTTGTGGTTTTTGCCTTGGCGATGGGCTGGACCAACTTGCTCTACTACACTCGTGGCTTCCAGCAGATGGGCATCTACTCGGTCATGCTTGAGAAG ATGATGATGAGAGATCTGTTCCGTTTCATCGTGGTCTACCTTCTCTTCCACTTGGGATTTTCAACAG CGGTGGTGACCCTCATCGAGGACGGTGAAGAGGGGCAGGAGTTGAACCAAAGCTATTGTGTCCACCCATGCCAGGCCAAGCGTGGCCGCACCTCCGCGGCATACAACAGCCTGTACTACACCTGCCTGGAGCTCTTCAAGTTCACCATCGGGATGGGCGACTTGGAATTCACGGAGAACTATCGTTTCAAGCCCGTCTTTGTCCTTCTGCTGGTGATCTACGTCATCCTTACCTACATTCTGCTCCTAAACATGCTCATCGCCCTCATGGGAGAAACCGTCAACAAGATCTCCCAGGAAAGCAAAAGTATTTGGAAGCTCCAG CGAGCCATCACCATCTTGAATATTGAAAATAGCTACTGGAACTGCATTGTCAATCCTTTCCGGTCTGGGAAACGAGTTTTGGTAGGGATTACCCCCGATGGCAAAGATGATTACAGGTGGTGCTTCAG GGTGGATGAGGTGAACTGGTCCACATGGAACACCAACCTGGGTATCAACGAAGACCCTGGCGGATACAGCGAAGAGCTGAAACGCAACCTCAGTTTTGCCTTTAAGTATGGGAGAG TTTCAGGGAAAAACTGGAAGACTTTGGTTCCGATGTTGCGGGATGGCAAGCGAGAAGGCTCACTCAAGCCCATTTCAGAAGATGACTTGGATTCAGAAGACCAACGGGCCCGGAAGAAGTCGCTCCCAAA cCCAGTCTTATGA